A single window of Shewanella sp. Choline-02u-19 DNA harbors:
- a CDS encoding adenosylcobinamide-GDP ribazoletransferase: MQPWLKQLNLFFIAMGFFTRIPMPKWIEVDADKLNQASRYFGLVGTLIGGLSALVYSVMLYWVSPTIAIVFAMIASVLLTGGFHEDGLADSADGLGGGWTVEAKLSIMKDSRLGSYGALALVLALLLKWQLLSELALFSPSSVSLALIIGHTLSRVTAASLIYSEQYVSEDASSKSKPLAMHQGVNELSILLASGAVLLLLLTLMQAIVIVSGLFIVRFALAGWFRKQIGGYTGDTLGATQQIAELACYLLLLILGVSW; this comes from the coding sequence ATGCAGCCTTGGCTCAAACAGCTTAATCTGTTTTTTATCGCGATGGGGTTCTTTACTCGGATCCCGATGCCAAAATGGATTGAGGTAGATGCAGATAAACTCAATCAAGCCAGTCGCTATTTTGGGTTGGTGGGTACCTTAATTGGGGGACTGAGCGCGTTAGTTTATAGCGTGATGCTCTATTGGGTGTCACCGACGATTGCGATTGTATTTGCCATGATTGCTAGCGTCTTGCTAACGGGTGGGTTTCATGAAGATGGTTTAGCCGATAGCGCCGATGGTTTAGGTGGCGGCTGGACGGTTGAAGCAAAACTGAGCATCATGAAAGACTCTCGCTTAGGCAGTTACGGTGCGTTAGCACTGGTATTGGCATTGTTACTCAAGTGGCAATTGCTCAGCGAATTAGCGTTATTTTCCCCTAGCAGTGTCAGCTTAGCGTTGATTATCGGTCATACCCTGAGCCGAGTCACTGCGGCCAGTTTAATATATTCAGAGCAGTACGTTTCTGAAGATGCCAGCAGTAAAAGCAAGCCGTTGGCCATGCATCAAGGCGTTAATGAGTTATCGATTTTATTAGCTAGCGGCGCAGTATTGCTGCTGCTCTTAACGCTGATGCAAGCAATTGTGATTGTTTCCGGTCTATTTATTGTGCGATTTGCCTTGGCGGGATGGTTTAGAAAGCAGATTGGCGGTTATACCGGCGATACCCTCGGCGCTACGCAGCAGATAGCTGAGCTGGCTTGTTATCTGCTGCTGTTAATTTTAGGAGTGTCTTGGTGA
- a CDS encoding ABC transporter ATP-binding protein produces the protein MSKQALETVLAVSGLGWQLNGQAILSDINFSLAKGQMLGIIGPNGAGKSSLLRCLYRFIKPTTGHIQLFGEDISVLSAKAFAKQIAVVLQDTPHHFEMTTTQLVSLGLTPHKGAFEFTNASDRQVVTQALVKVGLTHKAHQAYESLSGGEKQRALIARAIVQRPQLLILDEPTNHLDIRYQIQTLELLHTLNITVITSIHDLNLASALCDELLLLDKGRCLAKGTPKAVLTEQRIGEVFDVCCEVKAHPQHGNPLISYFYGYTRSDVISAAEAKAVASAVTHSVTVDKGTTDA, from the coding sequence ATGTCTAAGCAGGCATTAGAAACAGTACTGGCAGTGAGCGGTTTAGGCTGGCAGTTAAATGGCCAAGCCATTTTGTCTGACATCAATTTTAGTTTAGCGAAAGGGCAGATGCTGGGCATTATTGGCCCTAATGGCGCGGGTAAGTCGAGTCTGCTGCGCTGCCTATATCGTTTTATTAAACCGACCACTGGCCACATTCAGCTGTTTGGTGAAGATATCTCGGTGTTATCTGCCAAAGCATTTGCCAAGCAAATTGCCGTGGTGCTGCAAGACACGCCACATCACTTTGAGATGACAACCACTCAGTTGGTTAGCCTCGGGTTAACACCGCATAAGGGCGCCTTTGAATTTACCAATGCCAGCGATCGCCAAGTGGTGACGCAGGCGCTGGTTAAAGTCGGCTTAACGCATAAAGCGCATCAAGCGTATGAAAGCCTATCTGGCGGTGAAAAGCAGCGTGCATTAATTGCTCGTGCAATAGTACAGCGACCACAACTGCTTATATTAGATGAGCCCACCAATCACCTCGATATTCGTTATCAAATCCAAACATTAGAGCTACTGCACACGCTTAATATTACCGTGATCACCTCTATTCATGATCTCAATTTAGCGAGTGCGCTTTGCGATGAGTTATTGCTGCTTGATAAGGGCCGCTGCTTGGCAAAAGGGACGCCCAAAGCGGTGTTGACTGAACAACGTATTGGTGAGGTATTTGATGTGTGCTGCGAAGTTAAAGCCCATCCGCAACATGGTAATCCTTTGATTAGTTACTTTTATGGTTATACCCGCAGTGACGTTATATCGGCCGCTGAAGCAAAAGCCGTTGCGAGTGCAGTGACTCATTCAGTGACCGTAGATAAAGGAACAACTGATGCCTAG
- the metH gene encoding methionine synthase — translation MATRTPTTAPHTQDTAKKVLAVLTQKLQQEILLLDGAMGTMIQDRKFEEEDFRGEPFKDWHCDVKGNNDMLVLTQSAAIKQIHKDYLLAGSDIIETNTFNATRIAMADYDMQEHSAAINLAGARLAREAANEVEAETGRQCFVAGVLGPTNRTCSISPDVNDPGYRNVSFDELVEAYVESIDALIAGGADIIMVETIFDTLNAKAALFAIETVYDTQGFRLPIMISGTITDASGRTLTGQTTEAFYNSLRHVKPLSIGLNCALGPKELRAYVEELSKISECYVSAHPNAGLPNEFGGYDETPEQMAEVIEEWAEEGFLNIIGGCCGSTPEHIRAIRDAVIRHDARVLPDIAVACRLSGLEPLTIDENSLFLNVGERTNVTGSAKFLRLIKTGEYEEALSVAREQVESGAQIIDINMDEGMLDGAEMMHKFLNLIASEPDISRVPIMIDSSKWEVIEAGLKCIQGKGIVNSISLKEGEAKFIQQATLVKRYGAAAIIMAFDEQGQADTKARKIEICTRAYRVLVDKVGFPPEDIIFDPNIFAIATGIEEHDNYAVDFIEATAEIKRTLPHAMISGGVSNVSFSFRGNNPVREAIHAVFLYHAIQAGMDMGIVNAGQLAIYDDIDPELKERVEAIVQNLPCTALDANGELTNNTELLLEVAEKFRGDGSQVAKKEDLEWRSWDVNKRLSHALVKGITDFIDEDTEEARAAATRPLDVIEGALMDGMNVVGDLFGSGKMFLPQVVKSARVMKKAVAYLNPYIELEKTPGQSNGKILMVTVKGDVHDIGKNIVGVVLACNGYEVIDLGVMVPVEKIIDVAVRENVDIIGMSGLITPSLDEMVHNVKAFHKAGLTIPSIIGGATCSKIHTAVKIAPHAPTGAIYIADASRAVPMVSKLINNQTRQATIDAAYQEYDVMREKRLSQTKRKIITSIEAARENRCQHDWENYTPFVPNVLGRQVFDDYPLEDLVARIDWTPFFRSWELHGHFPQILTDKVVGEEATKLFADGKAMLKQIIDEKWLTAKAVIGLFPANTVNHDDIELYTDETRTELELTTHHLRMQIERVGNDNFCLSDFVAPKDSGVADYMGGFAVTTGHGIDEHVARFEADHDDYSAIMLKCLADRLAEAFAERMHERVRKEFWGYASDEVLDNESLIREKYKGIRPAPGYPACPDHTEKGLLWDLLKPDETINLNITESYAMFPTAAVSGWYFAHPKSRYFGVTNIGRDQVEDYAERKGMSIEDTERWLAPVLDYDPE, via the coding sequence ATGGCAACACGTACCCCAACAACTGCCCCGCATACTCAAGACACGGCTAAAAAAGTGCTAGCGGTGCTAACCCAAAAATTACAGCAAGAGATCCTGCTGCTTGATGGTGCAATGGGCACCATGATCCAAGATCGCAAATTTGAAGAGGAAGACTTTCGCGGCGAACCATTTAAAGACTGGCATTGCGATGTAAAGGGCAACAATGACATGCTGGTGCTCACTCAGTCAGCTGCGATTAAGCAGATCCATAAAGATTATTTATTGGCTGGCTCCGACATCATTGAAACCAATACCTTCAATGCAACCCGTATTGCCATGGCTGACTACGACATGCAGGAGCATTCAGCCGCGATAAACTTAGCCGGAGCGCGCCTTGCCCGAGAAGCGGCCAATGAAGTTGAAGCAGAAACAGGTCGCCAATGTTTTGTGGCGGGTGTACTCGGCCCAACCAACCGCACTTGTTCAATCAGCCCCGATGTCAACGATCCCGGCTACCGTAACGTCAGTTTTGACGAGCTGGTTGAAGCCTATGTTGAATCGATAGATGCCCTCATCGCTGGCGGCGCGGATATCATTATGGTTGAGACCATTTTCGATACCCTTAACGCCAAAGCCGCACTGTTTGCCATTGAAACCGTATACGACACTCAAGGTTTCCGCCTGCCAATCATGATCTCAGGCACCATCACCGATGCATCAGGGCGTACCTTAACCGGACAAACCACCGAAGCCTTTTACAACTCACTGCGCCATGTTAAGCCACTATCGATTGGTCTTAACTGTGCATTAGGGCCAAAAGAGCTGCGCGCTTATGTCGAAGAGCTATCAAAAATCTCTGAATGCTATGTGTCGGCGCACCCTAATGCCGGTCTACCCAACGAATTTGGCGGCTACGATGAAACCCCAGAGCAGATGGCAGAAGTCATTGAAGAGTGGGCTGAAGAGGGCTTTTTAAACATTATTGGCGGTTGCTGCGGCAGCACGCCAGAGCATATCCGCGCTATCCGTGATGCCGTGATTAGGCATGACGCCCGCGTACTACCAGACATCGCAGTGGCTTGCCGTTTATCAGGGCTTGAGCCGCTGACCATTGATGAAAACTCGCTGTTTTTAAACGTCGGTGAGCGTACCAACGTCACTGGTTCTGCCAAATTTTTGCGGCTGATTAAAACTGGCGAATATGAAGAAGCCCTCAGTGTTGCCCGCGAGCAAGTCGAGAGCGGCGCGCAGATCATCGATATCAACATGGATGAAGGCATGCTCGATGGTGCCGAGATGATGCACAAATTCCTCAACCTTATCGCCTCTGAGCCCGACATATCACGGGTGCCGATCATGATCGACTCCTCTAAGTGGGAAGTGATTGAAGCCGGGCTTAAGTGTATTCAGGGTAAAGGCATCGTTAATTCCATCTCCCTTAAAGAGGGCGAAGCCAAGTTTATCCAGCAAGCCACCTTAGTCAAACGCTATGGCGCCGCGGCAATTATCATGGCGTTCGATGAACAGGGCCAAGCCGACACTAAAGCGCGTAAAATTGAAATTTGTACCCGCGCCTATCGCGTGCTGGTCGATAAAGTGGGCTTTCCGCCAGAAGATATTATCTTCGACCCCAACATTTTTGCCATCGCCACCGGGATTGAAGAGCACGACAACTACGCCGTCGACTTTATTGAAGCGACAGCCGAAATCAAACGCACCCTGCCCCATGCCATGATCTCCGGCGGTGTGTCGAATGTGTCATTCTCGTTCAGGGGTAACAACCCAGTGCGCGAAGCCATTCACGCCGTGTTCCTCTATCACGCTATTCAAGCGGGCATGGACATGGGGATTGTTAACGCCGGTCAGCTGGCAATTTATGATGATATTGATCCCGAGTTAAAGGAGAGAGTCGAGGCCATAGTGCAAAACCTACCTTGCACTGCACTCGATGCCAACGGTGAACTGACCAACAACACCGAACTGCTGTTAGAAGTTGCCGAAAAGTTTCGTGGCGACGGTAGCCAAGTCGCTAAGAAAGAAGATTTAGAGTGGCGTAGCTGGGACGTGAACAAACGTCTGTCTCATGCGCTGGTTAAAGGCATTACTGACTTTATCGATGAAGACACCGAAGAGGCTCGAGCCGCTGCCACGCGCCCACTGGATGTCATTGAAGGTGCCTTGATGGACGGCATGAACGTGGTTGGCGACCTGTTTGGCTCCGGCAAGATGTTCCTGCCACAAGTGGTCAAATCTGCCCGCGTAATGAAAAAAGCAGTCGCGTACCTTAACCCCTATATCGAACTCGAGAAAACCCCTGGGCAGTCAAACGGTAAGATTTTAATGGTCACCGTAAAAGGTGATGTGCACGATATCGGCAAGAACATTGTCGGCGTGGTATTAGCCTGTAACGGCTATGAAGTCATTGATTTAGGCGTAATGGTGCCGGTTGAGAAGATCATCGATGTCGCCGTGCGTGAAAACGTCGACATCATCGGCATGTCAGGGCTCATTACCCCGAGTCTCGACGAAATGGTGCATAACGTTAAAGCCTTCCATAAAGCGGGCTTAACCATACCGTCGATTATTGGTGGCGCAACTTGCTCTAAAATCCATACTGCGGTCAAGATTGCGCCGCATGCACCGACAGGCGCCATCTATATCGCCGATGCTTCACGCGCCGTGCCTATGGTGTCGAAGCTGATTAATAACCAAACGCGTCAAGCCACTATCGACGCGGCTTATCAAGAATATGACGTGATGCGCGAAAAGCGCCTGTCACAAACCAAACGTAAGATCATCACCTCCATTGAAGCGGCGCGTGAAAATCGCTGTCAGCATGACTGGGAAAACTACACCCCGTTTGTGCCTAACGTCCTTGGCCGTCAAGTGTTTGATGACTATCCGTTAGAGGATTTAGTGGCACGTATCGACTGGACGCCATTTTTCCGCAGCTGGGAGTTACACGGTCATTTCCCGCAAATATTAACCGATAAGGTGGTTGGCGAAGAGGCGACTAAGCTATTTGCCGATGGCAAAGCCATGCTTAAACAGATCATCGATGAAAAGTGGCTCACCGCTAAAGCGGTTATCGGCCTGTTTCCAGCCAATACCGTTAACCATGACGACATTGAACTTTACACCGATGAGACGCGCACCGAGCTTGAGCTAACCACTCATCACCTGCGGATGCAGATTGAACGCGTCGGCAACGACAACTTCTGTCTGTCTGACTTTGTCGCGCCAAAAGACAGCGGCGTGGCCGATTACATGGGCGGCTTTGCCGTCACGACAGGTCATGGCATTGACGAGCATGTCGCCCGTTTTGAAGCAGATCACGATGACTACAGCGCCATCATGCTCAAATGCTTGGCTGACCGTTTAGCCGAAGCCTTTGCCGAGCGTATGCATGAGCGAGTACGTAAAGAGTTTTGGGGTTATGCAAGCGACGAGGTACTCGATAACGAGTCGCTTATTCGTGAAAAGTACAAAGGTATTCGTCCTGCACCAGGCTACCCCGCTTGCCCAGATCACACTGAGAAAGGCTTGCTGTGGGATTTACTCAAGCCTGACGAGACTATCAACCTTAACATCACCGAAAGCTATGCCATGTTCCCAACCGCAGCGGTATCGGGTTGGTACTTTGCCCATCCTAAGTCGCGTTACTTTGGCGTGACCAATATTGGCCGCGATCAGGTTGAGGATTATGCTGAGCGTAAGGGGATGAGTATTGAGGATACGGAGAGGTGGTTGGCACCAGTGTTGGATTATGATCCAGAGTAA
- a CDS encoding YeeE/YedE family protein — protein sequence MVINKNQAVMAVTILLLTLVVGATQLANDGLFLRLLLGLSLGFALAKGAVGFAGSINRAYRRGSTQLLQTLMFMFVITAIINAGLLLNAGSQQYDLWINPINAGLLIGGIMFGAGMSLSSCCATGMMVEFVSDVPRAATTLVFFGAGVFFGFPLQSSQSWITDSWFSSASYQGKGVFLPDLFAGTPLNGYFMSILVTLFLALSVVVIAKKYENYRRRNGSYLGVSGEIERQNIQRQSNQNGEDNSFTLFSRETYQNWFANLWQMRTTALVIAVIFGIMMASTGAGWGASTPFGIWFAKGLMLFGVELNTITEISQRPEAMFTTPFFEHGVSVQNFAILLGTLIAVLFMGKFKFSFTLNHSAKQLALFALGGLLMGFGTRFANGCNVGALFTPIANFSLSGWVYLLVMIGGAIAGNRFQQAVMK from the coding sequence GTGGTTATAAATAAGAATCAAGCGGTGATGGCCGTAACAATTTTACTGTTGACGTTAGTGGTTGGCGCGACTCAATTAGCCAATGACGGGCTCTTTTTACGCTTGTTATTAGGGCTCAGTTTAGGCTTTGCCTTAGCCAAAGGCGCCGTTGGTTTTGCCGGTAGTATTAACCGAGCTTACCGCCGTGGTTCAACGCAGTTACTGCAAACCCTAATGTTTATGTTTGTCATCACAGCAATCATCAATGCCGGTTTACTGCTTAATGCTGGCAGCCAGCAATATGATTTATGGATTAATCCTATCAATGCAGGGCTGCTTATTGGCGGCATCATGTTTGGCGCAGGCATGAGCTTATCAAGCTGCTGCGCAACCGGCATGATGGTGGAGTTTGTCAGTGATGTCCCAAGAGCTGCAACGACACTGGTGTTTTTTGGTGCCGGCGTCTTCTTTGGTTTTCCATTACAAAGCAGCCAAAGCTGGATAACCGATTCGTGGTTTTCGTCAGCAAGCTATCAAGGTAAAGGCGTGTTTTTACCGGACTTGTTTGCTGGTACACCGCTGAATGGTTATTTTATGTCTATATTAGTGACCCTGTTTTTAGCATTAAGCGTGGTGGTTATTGCCAAAAAGTATGAAAACTATCGCCGTCGCAATGGCTCATATTTAGGTGTGTCGGGTGAAATTGAGCGACAGAATATTCAACGCCAAAGTAATCAAAATGGCGAAGATAACTCATTCACATTATTCAGCCGTGAAACATATCAAAACTGGTTCGCTAACCTCTGGCAAATGCGCACCACCGCGTTAGTCATCGCGGTTATCTTTGGCATCATGATGGCAAGTACCGGCGCAGGCTGGGGAGCATCGACACCCTTTGGTATTTGGTTTGCAAAGGGATTGATGTTATTTGGGGTTGAATTAAACACCATTACTGAGATAAGCCAGCGACCAGAGGCGATGTTTACCACGCCGTTTTTTGAACATGGCGTGTCAGTGCAAAACTTTGCGATTTTATTAGGCACCTTAATTGCGGTGTTGTTTATGGGAAAATTTAAGTTTTCATTTACTCTAAACCACTCCGCTAAACAGCTGGCGCTTTTTGCTTTAGGTGGATTATTAATGGGATTTGGTACTCGTTTTGCCAATGGCTGTAATGTCGGAGCATTGTTCACCCCTATTGCTAACTTCTCATTATCTGGATGGGTGTATTTACTGGTAATGATTGGTGGTGCTATCGCTGGCAACCGTTTCCAACAAGCAGTGATGAAGTAA
- a CDS encoding histidine phosphatase family protein gives MQNTRVVLLRHGACEGGNILRGHTDVMLNLAGKEQLNRAISRLLTSKTGVAAQNKIADLVVSSPLLRCALPAKIFAQQYGIDFIEQAAFMELNFGDWDGQSFSALYQQYSSELDAYWANPWQHTPPNGETMQVFEARIDTAWRSLVELHQGKVIVLVTHGGVIRHLMAKSLQLKQCAGIYSALKLPYAATVVIDVLHDGEQQHLSLNWGLE, from the coding sequence ATGCAAAATACTAGAGTGGTTTTACTGCGGCACGGTGCTTGTGAAGGTGGTAATATTTTACGCGGTCATACCGACGTCATGCTGAATTTAGCCGGAAAAGAGCAGCTAAATAGGGCTATATCGAGGCTGTTAACAAGCAAAACCGGGGTCGCGGCGCAAAACAAGATAGCGGATCTGGTGGTCAGTTCGCCGCTATTGCGTTGTGCTTTACCCGCGAAGATATTTGCACAGCAGTACGGTATCGATTTTATTGAGCAGGCCGCTTTTATGGAGCTCAATTTTGGCGATTGGGATGGCCAATCTTTTAGCGCACTTTATCAGCAGTATAGTAGCGAGCTTGATGCTTATTGGGCTAACCCTTGGCAACATACTCCGCCCAATGGCGAGACGATGCAGGTCTTTGAAGCTAGAATTGATACTGCGTGGCGGTCACTCGTTGAGCTGCACCAAGGTAAGGTGATTGTATTAGTGACTCATGGCGGCGTGATCAGGCACTTAATGGCAAAATCGTTGCAATTAAAACAGTGCGCGGGGATCTACAGCGCGTTGAAACTGCCCTATGCCGCAACCGTGGTGATTGATGTATTGCATGATGGCGAGCAACAGCACTTAAGCCTTAATTGGGGGCTGGAATAG
- a CDS encoding transposase, which produces MTSARRTLIDAETTPFYHIINRCVRRAYLCGEDKVSGKSFEHRRGWIIDKIKALSNIFCIDICAYAVMNNHYHLVLKIDVDKAKSLSHREVITRWCQVTKGHDVATKYLNGDTLIEGERMLLDGLLAEWHERLSSISWFMRCLNEEIARRANREDECKGAFWEGRFKSQALLDEQALLACMMYVDLNPIRAGIADSVQTSDFTSIQERMTELNTTETDSAKHSEHSNEQSLKPLAEFNGSTHLTTQSGIPFHFCDYLELIDWTGKAIRPDKRGFIDSSRPKLLDCLGISPDTWITSAKEFRRQYSGISGRWDAMCEFKRQHQNGKWCKGKAYSNALHPLP; this is translated from the coding sequence ATGACCTCCGCAAGAAGAACCCTAATAGATGCTGAAACGACGCCTTTTTATCACATCATTAATCGTTGTGTCAGACGAGCCTATCTCTGCGGTGAAGATAAAGTCTCGGGTAAGAGCTTCGAGCATAGGCGGGGTTGGATTATTGATAAAATTAAAGCGCTTTCAAACATCTTTTGTATTGATATATGCGCTTATGCCGTAATGAACAATCACTACCATTTAGTGCTTAAGATTGACGTTGATAAAGCCAAGTCTTTGAGTCACCGCGAAGTCATTACTCGGTGGTGTCAGGTGACCAAAGGTCATGATGTAGCGACTAAGTATTTGAATGGTGACACCTTGATTGAAGGGGAACGTATGCTCCTTGATGGCTTACTTGCTGAGTGGCATGAGCGTTTATCTAGCATTTCTTGGTTTATGAGGTGCCTAAATGAAGAGATAGCCCGCAGGGCAAATCGAGAAGATGAGTGTAAAGGCGCTTTCTGGGAGGGACGTTTCAAATCTCAAGCCTTACTCGATGAACAAGCACTGCTAGCATGCATGATGTATGTTGATTTAAACCCCATCAGAGCAGGGATTGCTGATAGCGTGCAAACCTCTGACTTCACCTCAATCCAAGAGCGAATGACTGAACTTAATACGACCGAGACAGACTCTGCAAAGCACTCAGAACATTCAAATGAGCAATCATTAAAGCCCCTCGCCGAATTTAATGGTTCAACCCACCTTACAACTCAATCAGGTATTCCATTTCACTTTTGTGATTATCTGGAACTTATCGATTGGACTGGCAAAGCTATCAGACCAGATAAGAGAGGGTTTATAGACTCAAGTCGCCCTAAACTACTCGATTGTCTAGGTATCTCACCTGATACCTGGATAACGTCAGCGAAAGAGTTTCGTCGTCAATACAGTGGTATTAGCGGTCGTTGGGACGCGATGTGTGAGTTTAAAAGGCAGCATCAAAACGGGAAGTGGTGTAAAGGAAAGGCCTATAGCAATGCACTACATCCATTACCCTGA
- a CDS encoding FecCD family ABC transporter permease — translation MPRSLGVAPQATGWKQPLDVLLLSGLLLLGLITPFAATSFGAASITSGDVLQVFSHKIFGMGGSMGVTERIVWELRLPRVILAFIAGAGLSIAGSVLQTVTRNPLADPYLFGISSGASFGAVVVLTLFSQSILWLSLPLGAFIGASLSVLMVLSLCGRNLTTQVERMLLSGVAISFMFGAMASLLLYFSSPQAAASVLFWSLGSFAKASWFGLILPAIIVSVCTVIILLFKRQIVAMRAGDETAHTLGINVGRLRLSMLLLCSLITAILVANCGGIGFIGLMVPHTVRLLFPGRYPLLLTAAVGGLFMVWVDVLARTLLSYQELPVGIITSVMGSVFFLFILGGRSAKRI, via the coding sequence ATGCCTAGGTCATTAGGAGTGGCTCCGCAAGCGACGGGTTGGAAACAGCCACTTGATGTATTGCTGCTGTCTGGCTTGCTGTTGCTGGGGTTAATCACCCCGTTCGCGGCAACCAGTTTTGGCGCCGCAAGTATTACCAGTGGCGATGTGTTGCAGGTCTTCAGCCATAAGATTTTTGGAATGGGTGGCTCCATGGGCGTGACCGAACGCATTGTGTGGGAACTGAGATTACCGCGAGTAATATTGGCGTTTATTGCGGGGGCAGGATTGTCGATTGCCGGCAGCGTACTGCAAACCGTGACCCGTAATCCGTTAGCCGACCCCTATCTATTTGGCATCTCTTCTGGCGCATCATTTGGCGCGGTAGTGGTACTAACCCTTTTTAGTCAGAGCATATTGTGGCTGAGCTTGCCGTTGGGCGCATTTATCGGCGCTAGCCTGTCGGTATTAATGGTGCTCAGTTTATGTGGCCGCAATTTAACGACTCAGGTTGAGCGTATGCTGCTCTCTGGGGTGGCGATATCCTTTATGTTTGGCGCGATGGCGAGTCTGTTGCTGTATTTTTCAAGCCCTCAAGCTGCCGCTTCGGTGCTGTTTTGGAGCTTAGGCAGCTTTGCTAAAGCCAGTTGGTTTGGATTGATATTACCGGCGATTATCGTGTCGGTATGTACTGTGATTATTCTGCTTTTTAAACGTCAAATTGTGGCGATGCGTGCGGGGGATGAAACCGCGCATACGTTAGGGATTAACGTAGGACGATTGCGTTTATCGATGTTGCTACTGTGTTCACTCATCACCGCCATTTTAGTCGCCAATTGTGGTGGCATTGGTTTTATCGGTTTGATGGTGCCACACACAGTACGATTACTGTTTCCAGGAAGATATCCGCTATTGCTTACCGCCGCGGTTGGCGGATTATTTATGGTGTGGGTTGATGTATTGGCGCGGACTTTATTGAGTTACCAAGAGCTACCAGTGGGCATTATAACCTCGGTGATGGGTAGCGTATTTTTCCTATTTATTTTAGGCGGCCGCAGTGCAAAGCGGATTTAA
- the cobT gene encoding nicotinate-nucleotide--dimethylbenzimidazole phosphoribosyltransferase: MFNIKPLSAEFDAEIQHKIDTKTKPLGALGDLEALALQIAKVLGKDSPSITNPKLIVFAADHGIANSGVSIAPSEVTCQMVRNFMAGGAAINVFTRQVGLDLEVIDCGVLQPFDRDSGVIDQRLGAGTGPIHKRAAMTLGAVKQGFDMATARIQLHHENGCNLIALGEMGIGNTSSAAAIMSVLTGIPAAECVGRGTGIDASTFKRKQMLVEQAMLLHHSELDDPMQVLACIGGFEIVQMTGAILAAAERSMLVVIDGFIASAAALVAININAACRDYMIFSHQSDEKGHYLMLECMQAKPLLKLGMKLGEGTGAALAFPLIQAAANFYNEMASFEEAGIEI, translated from the coding sequence ATGTTTAATATTAAGCCATTGAGTGCAGAATTTGATGCCGAAATTCAACACAAGATTGACACGAAAACCAAGCCCCTTGGCGCGCTTGGTGATCTAGAGGCGCTTGCATTACAGATTGCAAAAGTGCTCGGTAAAGATAGTCCCAGCATCACTAATCCTAAGTTGATTGTATTTGCAGCCGACCACGGTATTGCTAATTCTGGTGTATCGATAGCGCCAAGTGAAGTGACCTGCCAAATGGTGAGAAACTTTATGGCCGGCGGCGCCGCGATAAATGTATTTACTCGCCAAGTGGGCCTAGATCTTGAGGTGATTGACTGTGGTGTTTTACAGCCATTTGATCGCGACAGCGGTGTTATTGATCAACGTTTAGGCGCGGGAACTGGGCCTATCCATAAACGTGCAGCCATGACGCTTGGCGCCGTGAAGCAAGGCTTTGACATGGCGACGGCGCGTATTCAGCTGCACCATGAAAATGGCTGTAACTTAATTGCGCTGGGCGAGATGGGGATAGGTAACACCTCTTCTGCAGCCGCGATTATGTCGGTGTTAACCGGAATTCCGGCGGCTGAATGTGTAGGGCGTGGTACTGGGATTGATGCGTCGACATTTAAACGCAAGCAGATGCTCGTTGAGCAAGCGATGCTATTACATCACAGCGAGCTTGACGATCCAATGCAGGTGTTGGCTTGTATCGGTGGCTTTGAAATTGTGCAGATGACGGGGGCAATTTTGGCCGCAGCCGAGCGGAGTATGCTGGTGGTTATTGACGGCTTTATAGCCTCTGCGGCGGCATTAGTGGCGATTAATATCAATGCTGCTTGCCGCGATTATATGATCTTCTCTCATCAATCAGACGAGAAGGGCCACTACTTAATGCTGGAGTGTATGCAGGCCAAACCCTTGCTCAAATTGGGCATGAAATTGGGCGAAGGCACCGGCGCAGCATTAGCGTTCCCATTGATCCAAGCGGCTGCAAATTTTTACAACGAAATGGCCAGCTTTGAAGAAGCAGGGATAGAGATTTAA